One Aegilops tauschii subsp. strangulata cultivar AL8/78 chromosome 7, Aet v6.0, whole genome shotgun sequence genomic window carries:
- the LOC109785813 gene encoding ethylene-responsive transcription factor ERF109-like, whose amino-acid sequence MTPKRLSKSKMGFIEVCAMPSRNFGVKFSDDVHRFWLGTYDTFEEAVRAYDAATWRACRPRTELNFPEIETRVDAEFLASDHSRMEERTKMKKLAIRVAPGAAMARFVGASGVSPGRA is encoded by the coding sequence ATGACGCCGAAGAGACTCTCGAAGAGCAAGATGGGCTTCATCGAGGTGTGCGCGATGCCATCCAGGAACTTCGGGGTCAAGTTCTCTGACGACGTCCACCGCTTCTGGCTCGGCACGTACGACACCTTCGAGGAGGCCGTGCGTGCGTACGACGCGGCAACGTGGCGTGCCTGCCGGCCGAGGACGGAGCTCAACTTTCCGGAGATCGAGACCCGGGTGGATGCGGAGTTCCTCGCGTCGGATCATTCCcggatggaggagaggacgaagATGAAGAAGCTAGCGATTCGCGTTGCTCCCGGCGCGGCGATGGCGAGGTTCGTAGGAGCATCTGGAGTATCTCCGGGCCGAGCGTGA